The Verrucomicrobiia bacterium genome contains a region encoding:
- the rsmH gene encoding 16S rRNA (cytosine(1402)-N(4))-methyltransferase RsmH encodes MHRPVLVQEALSYWFVRPEGVYVDATLGGGGHTKALLEHPRFRGTVIGIDRDRMPEEKALENPRFSFYRGNFAGMPDLLAQGGVAQLSGILFDFGLSSEQLDDPARGLSFQLDGPLDMRFDREQPLTAEKILNEYPEEKLSEIFHGFGEEPKARALARFLVRTRQKERITTTGQLRKLLFAFWRKPDPRRFLARIFQALRIAVNDELQNIQRGLSVSLPLLEPGGRLVAISYHSLEDRLVKDFFRRESSDCICPPGLPVCQCGHRASLRILTSKPVVPSQKEKKENPRSASAKLRAAEKI; translated from the coding sequence GTGCACCGGCCGGTGCTGGTTCAGGAAGCGCTCTCGTACTGGTTCGTGCGGCCGGAGGGCGTGTACGTGGATGCGACCCTTGGAGGAGGGGGTCACACTAAGGCGCTGTTGGAACATCCCCGTTTTAGGGGGACGGTAATCGGAATCGACCGGGATAGGATGCCGGAGGAAAAGGCGTTGGAAAATCCGCGTTTTTCGTTTTACCGGGGAAATTTTGCCGGGATGCCGGACTTGCTGGCGCAAGGCGGGGTCGCCCAGCTATCCGGCATTCTCTTTGACTTCGGGTTGTCCTCCGAACAACTGGACGATCCTGCACGCGGCTTGTCCTTCCAATTGGACGGCCCGCTCGATATGCGCTTCGACCGGGAACAGCCGCTCACCGCCGAAAAAATTTTAAACGAATACCCGGAAGAAAAACTGTCTGAGATTTTTCACGGTTTTGGCGAAGAGCCAAAAGCCAGGGCGCTGGCCCGGTTTTTAGTCCGCACCCGTCAAAAAGAAAGAATAACCACAACGGGGCAACTGCGGAAGCTGTTGTTTGCTTTCTGGAGAAAACCGGATCCCCGCCGCTTTCTGGCGCGCATATTTCAGGCCCTGCGCATCGCGGTCAATGATGAATTACAAAACATCCAACGCGGACTCTCGGTTTCGCTCCCGCTTCTGGAACCGGGGGGGCGGCTGGTCGCCATTTCTTATCATTCTTTGGAAGACCGCTTGGTCAAGGATTTTTTCAGACGGGAATCATCCGATTGCATCTGCCCGCCGGGCCTGCCGGTTTGCCAATGCGGGCATCGCGCTTCTTTAAGGATTTTGACATCCAAACCGGTTGTGCCTTCGCAAAAGGAGAAGAAGGAAAACCCCCGTTCGGCATCGGCCAAGCTTCGGGCGGCCGAGAAAATATGA
- a CDS encoding penicillin-binding protein encodes MASRFPIGVSKGRVKLLLSLSLLVWGALVLRLAQIQIFSGPRYAKMAREQEKGVKILAGSRGIIYDRNGEVLAKNLATYSFFSFAESLPAPRFLAQSVFRGKLSERELAQKKKRKGFVWLARDVEKGEAEKIFARRPRGIYVTPEEKRAYPYYPLGVDWLGFTSVDNAGQSGLELFYDKHLRGDSAQLPLVRDARGRTFSVEEKQTRPKAGQNLITTIDFRMQSVLEEELEQALKKSKSAGAWGIFMNPKTGEIWAMASVLSGNPDPRATRQKNRLVADLFEPGSTFKLVTAAAALEKKKFSPRSLINCEKGKYKIGKRTIRDVHPHEYLTFEDAVVKSSNIALAKIGLAIGGSGFYEAARKFGFGEKTGIDLPGEASGQFPSEAALSREIRLATCSYGYGASVTALQLVSAYGAVANDGVRMKPYIVKEIRDEKGELIQQNLPTPMGEAVSKRTAEMLRRFFSGVVDSGTAQAAGMEGVTVAGKTGTSKKIDPETRRYAQGRYVSSFVGFFPADSPRVVGFVALDEPKGAYYGGEVAAPIFRKTAEKFLTLLDEPLRPGEPKEESFELIQLASAAGYKTPPPVGSWRLDEVPDFAGMPVRLALREAAARGLSVRVKGKGVVREQNLPPGSSIDRSEVVLCCRPPFTDE; translated from the coding sequence ATGGCAAGTAGATTCCCAATCGGCGTTTCGAAAGGGCGCGTCAAGCTGCTTTTATCCCTTTCGCTTTTGGTCTGGGGGGCTTTGGTTTTGCGTTTGGCGCAAATCCAGATTTTCTCCGGCCCGCGCTACGCCAAGATGGCCCGGGAGCAGGAAAAAGGGGTCAAAATTCTGGCGGGCAGCCGGGGGATCATCTACGATCGGAACGGAGAGGTTTTGGCCAAAAACCTGGCCACCTATTCCTTTTTCAGCTTCGCCGAAAGCCTGCCCGCCCCCCGTTTCTTGGCCCAGAGCGTTTTCCGCGGAAAGTTATCCGAGCGGGAGCTCGCGCAGAAGAAGAAACGGAAGGGCTTCGTCTGGCTGGCGCGGGATGTGGAAAAGGGGGAGGCGGAAAAGATTTTTGCGCGGCGCCCGCGCGGCATTTACGTCACCCCCGAAGAAAAGCGGGCCTATCCGTATTACCCCCTCGGAGTGGACTGGCTGGGCTTCACCAGTGTCGATAACGCCGGTCAGTCCGGGCTGGAGCTCTTTTACGATAAGCATCTGCGTGGCGATTCCGCCCAACTCCCCCTGGTTCGGGATGCCCGCGGCCGGACTTTCTCGGTGGAGGAAAAGCAGACCCGCCCGAAAGCGGGGCAAAATTTAATCACCACCATCGATTTCCGGATGCAGTCGGTTCTCGAAGAAGAGCTGGAGCAGGCGCTAAAGAAATCCAAGTCGGCCGGCGCCTGGGGCATTTTTATGAACCCCAAAACGGGGGAAATCTGGGCGATGGCCTCCGTTCTTTCCGGAAACCCGGACCCGCGCGCCACCCGCCAGAAAAATCGGCTGGTGGCGGATCTGTTCGAGCCCGGTTCCACCTTCAAGCTCGTGACGGCGGCGGCGGCTTTGGAAAAAAAGAAATTCTCCCCCCGCTCCCTCATCAACTGCGAAAAAGGGAAGTACAAAATCGGAAAACGAACCATCCGGGATGTTCACCCCCACGAGTATTTGACCTTCGAGGATGCCGTGGTGAAATCCTCCAACATCGCGTTGGCAAAAATCGGCCTGGCCATAGGAGGGTCGGGCTTTTATGAAGCGGCCCGTAAATTCGGTTTCGGGGAAAAAACCGGCATCGACTTGCCGGGGGAGGCAAGCGGACAGTTTCCCTCCGAGGCGGCCCTTTCGCGCGAGATTCGGCTGGCCACTTGTTCCTACGGCTACGGCGCTTCGGTCACCGCGTTGCAACTCGTTTCCGCCTACGGCGCGGTGGCCAACGACGGTGTTAGGATGAAGCCTTATATCGTCAAGGAAATTCGGGACGAAAAAGGAGAATTGATCCAGCAAAATCTCCCCACGCCGATGGGGGAAGCGGTCTCCAAAAGGACGGCAGAGATGCTTCGCCGCTTTTTTTCCGGCGTGGTGGACTCCGGCACGGCCCAAGCTGCCGGTATGGAGGGCGTCACGGTCGCTGGCAAAACCGGCACCTCCAAAAAAATCGACCCCGAGACCCGGCGCTACGCCCAGGGGCGCTACGTCTCCTCCTTCGTCGGCTTTTTCCCGGCCGATTCCCCGCGGGTGGTCGGTTTTGTCGCTTTGGACGAGCCGAAGGGGGCCTACTATGGCGGCGAAGTGGCGGCGCCGATCTTCCGCAAAACGGCGGAAAAATTTTTGACCCTCTTGGACGAACCGCTCCGGCCCGGGGAGCCGAAAGAAGAATCGTTTGAGTTAATACAGCTGGCCTCCGCCGCCGGGTATAAAACGCCCCCCCCAGTCGGGAGCTGGCGGCTGGACGAAGTACCGGATTTTGCCGGCATGCCGGTGCGGTTGGCCCTGCGGGAAGCCGCCGCCCGCGGGCTTTCCGTGCGGGTAAAAGGGAAAGGAGTGGTGCGGGAGCAAAACCTGCCGCCCGGTAGCTCCATCGACCGGTCGGAGGTGGTTTTGTGCTGCCGCCCCCCCTTCACGGATGAGTGA
- a CDS encoding UDP-N-acetylmuramoyl-L-alanyl-D-glutamate--2,6-diaminopimelate ligase — protein MSELFSAPLPGPVKKEEILKILPEAKEIGELPPQFTGVECDSRKVTKGALFFAIPGFRQDGRQYVPDAVKRGAAGVVTVNFGLEAEVGWLVVPEIRIALAKVSHLAYRHPADKLLLFGVTGTNGKSTVAFLMRDILKEAGMNPAVLGTIAYEFAGASIPAWNTTPESLDLARFFHNITERGGKAASMEVSSHALALGRVEEILFDVAVFTNLTRDHLDFHKTMEAYREEKLKLFTQHLKPNGKAVLNLDVPEFEFFRKLTKGKVFTYSAEHPTADLQAVKYRFTTEGTEIDFSCKGKKFSLKSHLVGPFNLQNLLAAAAAGLAHGFPVDTVRVALEKSPPVPGRVEQVKAGQPFIVVVDYAHTPDGVEQILKLARFFKPKRVLVAFGCGGDRDKGKRPLMAQAAEKYADLIFLTSDNPRTEPPEQIIEETLFGFADRSKVRKIIDRKEALFAMVEEAKDGDFLVACGKGHETYQQIGEKKFPFDDREVFREALKKRGYAGGGN, from the coding sequence ATGAGTGAGCTGTTTTCCGCCCCCCTGCCGGGGCCGGTCAAAAAAGAGGAAATCTTGAAAATTCTGCCGGAAGCCAAGGAAATCGGGGAACTTCCGCCGCAGTTTACGGGAGTGGAGTGCGATTCCCGCAAGGTGACCAAGGGGGCGCTTTTTTTCGCCATTCCGGGTTTCAGGCAGGACGGCCGGCAATATGTGCCGGATGCGGTGAAAAGAGGGGCCGCCGGCGTGGTCACGGTGAACTTTGGACTGGAAGCCGAAGTGGGCTGGCTGGTGGTGCCGGAGATTCGCATCGCGTTGGCAAAAGTGTCCCATTTGGCCTACCGCCACCCGGCCGACAAACTTTTGCTTTTCGGCGTTACCGGCACGAACGGCAAATCGACCGTGGCTTTTTTGATGCGGGACATTTTAAAAGAGGCCGGTATGAACCCGGCCGTTCTGGGTACCATCGCCTACGAATTTGCCGGAGCATCCATCCCGGCTTGGAACACCACGCCGGAGTCACTCGACTTGGCCCGCTTCTTCCATAATATCACCGAGCGAGGAGGAAAGGCGGCCTCCATGGAGGTCTCTTCCCACGCTTTGGCCCTGGGGCGGGTGGAGGAGATTTTGTTCGACGTCGCCGTCTTCACCAATTTGACCCGCGACCATTTGGACTTTCACAAAACGATGGAGGCCTACCGCGAGGAGAAGCTGAAACTTTTCACGCAGCATCTTAAGCCCAATGGCAAGGCGGTTTTGAACCTGGACGTCCCGGAGTTTGAATTTTTCCGCAAACTGACCAAGGGGAAGGTTTTCACCTATTCCGCCGAACATCCCACCGCCGACTTGCAGGCCGTGAAATACCGCTTCACCACGGAAGGGACGGAAATTGATTTTTCCTGCAAAGGGAAGAAGTTTTCATTGAAATCGCATCTGGTCGGTCCCTTCAACTTGCAAAACCTGCTGGCGGCCGCCGCGGCCGGGCTGGCGCACGGTTTTCCGGTCGATACCGTCCGTGTCGCTCTGGAAAAATCCCCCCCCGTGCCGGGCAGGGTGGAGCAGGTGAAAGCCGGCCAGCCGTTCATCGTGGTGGTGGATTACGCCCACACCCCGGACGGAGTGGAGCAGATTTTGAAACTGGCCCGCTTCTTCAAGCCGAAGCGGGTGTTGGTCGCTTTCGGCTGCGGCGGGGATAGAGACAAAGGCAAAAGGCCCTTGATGGCGCAGGCCGCCGAAAAGTACGCCGATTTGATATTTCTCACCTCCGACAATCCCCGCACCGAACCGCCGGAGCAAATCATCGAGGAAACCTTGTTCGGTTTTGCCGACCGCTCCAAAGTCCGAAAGATTATTGACCGGAAAGAGGCGCTTTTTGCCATGGTAGAGGAGGCGAAAGATGGGGATTTTCTGGTGGCCTGCGGGAAGGGGCACGAGACCTACCAGCAAATCGGCGAGAAAAAATTTCCGTTCGACGATAGGGAGGTTTTTCGGGAGGCCTTGAAAAAGAGAGGGTATGCTGGCGGCGGCAACTGA
- the murF gene encoding UDP-N-acetylmuramoyl-tripeptide--D-alanyl-D-alanine ligase: protein MLAAATENLVKMAKETPSYRVLFGEAGGFSAGQIAWAVKGELFGISQAEHFYAVTTDTRQLARGDIFFSLPGEKMDGHQYLEKAFSAGVGLAVVSKTWYLQNRPEGKPLLVVPDTLKSFGDLAAWYRGRFSLKVAGITGSSGKTTAKGMSMAALAASFPTSGSLGNFNNLIGLPLSIFTLNKEHKAAVYEIGISKLGEMERVALICRPDFGVVLNIGDTHLEFLGTKENVMREKCKLADALPPGGKFFLNADDPMLAKFRPRPEIQLCRFGIDKPADYCASDLKPNKKGGYDFVYNGKLPVSLSIMGRHQIYNALVALALAETMGADLEKGRVALENFRPVAWRMELEEVAGISILNDSYNANPDSMRAALATLAEQKAARRVACLGDMRELGEKSQALHAEVGKKAAEAKPDILVAIGPKSKALSEAAVASGLDAKRVFWFPDKNEALGFLVENLRTGDFVLVKASRGTGLDVLVRGLKENLAGRN, encoded by the coding sequence ATGCTGGCGGCGGCAACTGAAAATTTGGTAAAAATGGCCAAGGAGACCCCCTCTTACCGCGTGCTCTTCGGCGAAGCGGGGGGCTTTTCCGCCGGGCAGATTGCCTGGGCGGTAAAGGGGGAGCTTTTCGGCATAAGCCAGGCGGAGCATTTTTACGCCGTCACCACCGACACCCGGCAACTGGCCCGCGGCGACATTTTCTTCTCCCTGCCGGGTGAAAAAATGGATGGGCACCAGTATCTCGAAAAAGCGTTTTCTGCCGGGGTCGGTTTGGCGGTGGTCTCCAAGACGTGGTATCTGCAAAACCGGCCGGAAGGAAAACCGTTGCTCGTTGTGCCGGACACCTTGAAGTCCTTTGGCGATTTGGCCGCCTGGTACCGGGGGCGTTTTTCCCTAAAAGTGGCCGGCATTACCGGCTCCTCCGGCAAAACCACGGCCAAAGGGATGAGTATGGCGGCTCTTGCCGCCAGCTTTCCGACCTCCGGCTCGCTCGGCAACTTCAACAATTTGATTGGTCTGCCGCTCTCGATTTTCACCTTGAATAAGGAACACAAGGCCGCCGTGTACGAAATCGGCATCTCCAAATTGGGAGAAATGGAGCGGGTGGCTTTAATCTGCCGGCCTGATTTCGGCGTCGTATTGAACATCGGCGACACCCATCTCGAGTTTTTGGGGACAAAAGAAAATGTGATGCGCGAAAAGTGCAAACTGGCGGACGCCCTTCCGCCGGGGGGAAAGTTTTTTTTGAACGCCGACGACCCCATGCTTGCCAAATTCCGTCCCCGGCCGGAGATTCAACTCTGCCGGTTCGGAATCGACAAGCCGGCCGATTATTGCGCCTCGGATTTGAAGCCGAACAAGAAGGGCGGCTATGATTTCGTTTACAACGGAAAACTCCCCGTCTCCCTATCCATAATGGGACGGCATCAAATTTACAACGCGCTGGTTGCGCTGGCGCTGGCGGAAACGATGGGCGCCGATTTGGAAAAAGGGCGCGTGGCCCTCGAAAACTTTCGGCCGGTCGCCTGGCGGATGGAACTGGAAGAAGTTGCCGGAATCTCCATTCTGAACGACAGTTATAACGCCAACCCCGACTCTATGCGGGCCGCTTTAGCCACCCTTGCGGAGCAAAAAGCGGCCCGCAGGGTGGCCTGTCTGGGGGATATGCGGGAACTGGGGGAAAAGTCGCAGGCGTTACACGCGGAAGTCGGCAAAAAAGCGGCGGAGGCAAAGCCGGATATTTTGGTGGCCATCGGGCCGAAGTCAAAAGCGCTTTCGGAAGCGGCGGTTGCTTCCGGCTTGGATGCCAAAAGGGTCTTTTGGTTTCCTGATAAAAATGAGGCGCTCGGCTTTCTCGTTGAAAATCTGCGCACAGGGGATTTCGTTTTGGTCAAGGCCTCGCGCGGAACCGGCTTGGACGTTTTGGTGCGCGGGTTGAAGGAAAATCTGGCGGGGAGGAATTGA
- the mraY gene encoding phospho-N-acetylmuramoyl-pentapeptide-transferase: MLYHLLYPLADTISGFNIFRYITFRTAYATVTALIIAWILGPYFIRKLSAMQLKEKIREEGPQSHQSKAGTPTMGGLIILAAIVIPTLLWANLTNRYVQLILLVTVWTGAIGFMDDYLKVIKHQKKGMVARKKLAGQILLGLLFGAVLYFFPPSSGFTPDTEIPFLKNYYIPFGPFYIPFVMLIITGASNAVNLTDGLDGLAIGLSGICFMAFAGLAYLTGRIDWSGYLNITYLEGVGELTIFCGAVMGAALGFLWFNSHPAQVFMGDTGSLSLGAALGACAVLIKKEMLLVILGGVFVLEALSVILQVASFKLRGGKRIFKMAPLHHHYELSGWAEPKVVVRFWILGALFALLSFSTLKIR; the protein is encoded by the coding sequence ATGCTATACCATTTGCTCTATCCCCTTGCCGATACGATATCCGGTTTCAACATCTTCCGCTACATCACCTTCCGCACGGCCTACGCCACCGTGACGGCTTTGATCATCGCTTGGATTCTGGGACCGTATTTCATCCGCAAGCTGTCGGCGATGCAGCTGAAGGAAAAAATCCGGGAAGAGGGGCCGCAAAGCCACCAGTCCAAAGCCGGCACGCCGACGATGGGGGGGCTTATCATCCTCGCCGCCATCGTCATCCCGACTCTTTTGTGGGCCAATTTGACCAACCGCTACGTGCAACTCATTCTTTTGGTCACCGTCTGGACCGGGGCCATCGGTTTCATGGACGACTACCTCAAAGTCATCAAGCATCAGAAAAAGGGGATGGTGGCGCGCAAGAAACTGGCAGGGCAGATTTTGCTCGGGCTTTTGTTTGGTGCGGTTCTCTATTTTTTCCCGCCCTCCTCTGGTTTTACGCCGGATACCGAAATCCCATTTTTGAAAAACTACTATATCCCCTTCGGCCCTTTCTACATCCCATTCGTGATGCTGATTATCACCGGCGCCTCCAACGCCGTGAATTTGACCGACGGGCTGGACGGGCTGGCGATCGGTCTTTCCGGCATCTGCTTCATGGCTTTTGCCGGGCTGGCGTATCTCACCGGCCGGATCGACTGGTCGGGCTATTTGAACATCACCTATCTCGAAGGGGTTGGCGAGCTCACCATCTTCTGCGGGGCCGTAATGGGGGCGGCCTTGGGATTCCTCTGGTTTAATTCCCACCCGGCCCAGGTTTTTATGGGGGATACCGGGTCGCTGTCCCTCGGTGCGGCCTTGGGGGCCTGCGCGGTTCTAATCAAAAAGGAAATGCTTTTGGTGATTCTGGGGGGCGTTTTCGTTCTGGAAGCGCTTTCCGTGATTTTACAGGTCGCCTCGTTCAAGCTTCGCGGAGGCAAGCGCATCTTCAAAATGGCGCCGCTGCATCACCATTACGAGCTTTCCGGCTGGGCGGAGCCGAAGGTGGTGGTGCGCTTCTGGATTCTGGGGGCGCTTTTCGCCCTGTTGTCCTTCAGCACGCTGAAAATCAGATAA
- the murD gene encoding UDP-N-acetylmuramoyl-L-alanine--D-glutamate ligase, giving the protein MPNRPERIKGKKVTVLGMARSGLALARLVKDFGGTPFVSDQKPAAALSEPITELEKLKVAYETGGHTSACWEGKDFLVISPGVPKDAPILLEVQKRALPVFGEVEVAYWLCQSPIAAVTGSNGKTTTTALLGNIFYSAGVSSRVAGNIGLPFSAVVAEKKKYEMIVLEISSFQLEYIEEFAPELSLFLNLSPDHLDRYASYEEYRAAKLRIFENFAPGKKTVVNYDDAFLRKYARKLKGDVYYFSMKEKVPQGAYLEGETLVFTGPQGKIPLVKRGEIPIKGPHNCANALAAAAAALAWGLPAEGVKKGLLTFQGVPHRLEPVATVNGVAFVNDSKATNVDSVWYALQSVTPPIVWIAGGKDKGGSYAPLRELFPKRVKAMVLIGQARSLIRKALEDLAPAYETRTLPEAVEKAYELASEGDTVLLSPACSSFDMFTNFEERGEVFKKSVLELKRKTENKWKTAGA; this is encoded by the coding sequence ATGCCGAACCGACCGGAAAGAATTAAGGGGAAAAAAGTCACCGTTCTCGGAATGGCCCGCTCGGGCCTGGCTTTGGCCCGGCTGGTGAAGGATTTCGGCGGGACGCCTTTCGTTTCCGACCAAAAACCGGCCGCCGCTTTGTCCGAGCCGATTACCGAATTGGAGAAATTAAAAGTGGCCTACGAAACGGGCGGTCATACTTCCGCCTGCTGGGAAGGGAAGGATTTTCTGGTGATTAGCCCTGGCGTCCCTAAGGACGCCCCGATTCTTCTGGAAGTACAAAAGCGGGCGTTGCCGGTTTTCGGCGAAGTGGAGGTGGCCTACTGGCTTTGCCAGTCGCCCATTGCCGCCGTCACCGGTTCCAACGGGAAGACCACGACAACCGCCTTGCTGGGAAATATTTTTTACTCCGCCGGTGTTTCCAGCCGGGTGGCGGGCAACATTGGCCTGCCGTTTTCCGCCGTGGTGGCTGAAAAGAAAAAATATGAAATGATTGTTTTGGAAATTTCCTCTTTCCAATTGGAGTACATCGAGGAGTTTGCGCCGGAGCTTTCGCTCTTTTTGAACCTTTCCCCCGACCACCTGGACCGTTACGCCTCATACGAGGAGTACCGGGCCGCCAAGTTGCGGATTTTCGAAAACTTCGCCCCCGGTAAAAAGACCGTGGTGAACTACGACGATGCTTTTTTGCGGAAGTACGCCCGAAAGCTGAAGGGGGACGTGTATTACTTTTCAATGAAGGAAAAAGTGCCGCAGGGGGCGTATCTCGAGGGGGAAACTTTGGTTTTTACGGGCCCCCAAGGGAAAATTCCCCTGGTAAAAAGAGGCGAAATTCCCATCAAGGGGCCACACAACTGCGCCAATGCCCTGGCGGCCGCCGCCGCGGCACTGGCTTGGGGGTTGCCCGCCGAAGGCGTCAAAAAAGGGCTTCTGACATTCCAAGGCGTGCCGCACCGCTTGGAGCCGGTGGCAACCGTCAATGGCGTTGCCTTTGTCAACGACTCCAAGGCCACTAACGTCGATTCGGTCTGGTACGCCCTGCAGTCGGTAACCCCCCCCATTGTCTGGATTGCCGGCGGCAAGGATAAGGGAGGGAGCTATGCGCCGTTACGGGAGCTTTTTCCCAAGCGGGTCAAGGCGATGGTCCTGATTGGTCAGGCCCGCTCCCTCATTCGCAAGGCGCTGGAGGATTTGGCGCCGGCCTATGAGACGAGGACTTTGCCGGAGGCGGTGGAGAAGGCGTATGAGCTCGCCTCCGAGGGGGACACCGTGCTGCTTTCGCCGGCCTGCTCCTCCTTCGATATGTTCACCAACTTCGAGGAGCGGGGAGAGGTTTTCAAGAAATCGGTTCTGGAATTGAAACGGAAAACGGAGAACAAATGGAAAACCGCTGGGGCTTAG
- the ftsW gene encoding putative lipid II flippase FtsW — MENRWGLDFFLLTVVLILLTVGVVMVYSASHFIAEKKFDTPHFFLLRQVVWSIIALGAVLVLSRIDYHLYRRIALPLLIVGFLLLVLVLFSRPIKGAHRWISFRGFQFQPSEFFKFVLAIYLAHSLAKRAGKLENWRYLLIPYAPILLLAFVLIMKEPDLGTFMTIAVMTFLGLFVVGARLKHLAFVTFPVVALAAILVFGFGYKKTRVLDYSRSFHDPTLGSYQVKQATLALGSGGFFGRGLGEGRQKMFYLPEPHTDFIFASIGEEGGFVGLVLLLFAFLVLIWRGWMIAARAPDVFGFLLAFILTASIFVAVVLNLAVVTGLVPTTGIPLPFLSYGGSSLLVTAMGIGVLLNIAAQTKLFEAARAGRERRSFFA; from the coding sequence ATGGAAAACCGCTGGGGCTTAGATTTCTTTCTGCTCACCGTGGTTCTGATTCTCCTCACGGTTGGGGTGGTGATGGTTTATTCCGCCTCCCATTTCATCGCGGAAAAGAAATTCGACACCCCGCACTTCTTTTTGCTCCGCCAAGTGGTTTGGAGCATCATTGCACTCGGCGCCGTTCTTGTTTTGTCGCGCATCGATTATCATTTGTACCGCCGGATCGCCCTGCCTCTTCTGATAGTTGGTTTTCTGCTTTTGGTTCTGGTTTTGTTTTCCCGTCCCATCAAGGGGGCCCACCGCTGGATTTCTTTCCGGGGTTTCCAGTTCCAGCCCTCGGAGTTTTTCAAGTTCGTTCTCGCCATTTATCTGGCCCATTCGCTGGCCAAGCGGGCCGGCAAGCTGGAGAACTGGCGCTATTTGTTGATTCCCTATGCGCCGATACTCCTTTTGGCCTTCGTTCTGATAATGAAGGAACCGGATTTGGGGACTTTTATGACCATCGCGGTGATGACCTTCCTGGGCCTTTTCGTCGTGGGGGCCCGGCTCAAGCACTTGGCGTTTGTCACCTTTCCGGTCGTAGCGCTGGCGGCAATTCTGGTCTTCGGCTTCGGTTACAAAAAAACGCGGGTTTTGGACTATTCCCGCTCCTTCCACGACCCGACTTTGGGGAGCTATCAGGTCAAGCAGGCGACTCTGGCCCTGGGCTCCGGCGGTTTTTTCGGCCGCGGCTTGGGCGAGGGGCGGCAGAAGATGTTTTATCTGCCGGAGCCGCACACCGACTTCATCTTCGCCTCCATCGGCGAAGAGGGGGGGTTCGTCGGGCTGGTTTTGCTTCTTTTCGCTTTCTTGGTGCTCATCTGGCGGGGCTGGATGATCGCCGCCCGCGCGCCGGACGTCTTCGGTTTTTTGCTGGCTTTCATTTTGACCGCGTCGATTTTCGTCGCGGTGGTGTTGAACCTTGCCGTGGTGACCGGCCTCGTGCCGACCACCGGCATCCCGCTTCCTTTTTTGAGCTACGGCGGCAGCTCGCTTTTGGTCACCGCCATGGGAATCGGCGTGCTTTTGAACATCGCCGCCCAGACCAAACTGTTCGAAGCGGCCCGCGCCGGAAGAGAAAGGAGAAGCTTCTTTGCCTAA
- the murG gene encoding undecaprenyldiphospho-muramoylpentapeptide beta-N-acetylglucosaminyltransferase, whose translation MPKILFAGGGTGGHIYPAIAMAQELVSRQAGFTPVFVGRTGGPEEKIVPQAGFELFTLKISGLARFWSLSNFLFPLRLLRSLLGARRLLNQLRPLVVVGTGGYVSFPVLFWAQWKRAPNIVQEQNSVPGLVTRLLAPRANVVFLGFPESGEYFSRLENLLFTGNPVRRDLAKSREEGAKVFGLSPNKETVFVFGGSQGSRKLNEAVRSWISSGNLGDVQLLWQTGPKWFAENQSALSQNPSGVAVFPYIDDMAAAYACSDLVVCRAGALSIAELTVLGKPSILVPYELAAADHQTKNAEALAQTGGAVVLKEADLGGLPEKIMNLLKNAAELKKMGGRARAFGKPEAARQMVDEILKLANPVKPFLPEPEKPSPKGVKC comes from the coding sequence TTGCCTAAAATCCTTTTTGCCGGCGGCGGCACGGGAGGGCACATCTATCCCGCGATAGCGATGGCGCAGGAGCTGGTTTCGCGCCAAGCCGGTTTTACGCCGGTTTTCGTCGGGCGGACCGGCGGGCCGGAGGAAAAAATCGTGCCGCAGGCGGGGTTTGAACTTTTCACGCTCAAAATCTCCGGCCTGGCCCGTTTCTGGTCGCTCTCAAACTTTTTGTTTCCGCTGCGGCTTTTGCGGTCTCTTTTGGGTGCGCGCCGGCTTTTGAACCAGCTCCGACCGCTGGTCGTGGTCGGCACCGGCGGCTACGTCTCCTTCCCGGTCCTCTTTTGGGCGCAGTGGAAACGGGCGCCGAACATCGTGCAGGAGCAGAATTCCGTTCCGGGACTGGTCACCCGCCTGCTCGCGCCGCGGGCGAACGTCGTCTTCCTCGGATTCCCCGAATCCGGGGAATATTTCTCCCGGCTGGAAAACCTGCTTTTCACCGGCAACCCGGTTCGCAGGGATTTGGCCAAATCCCGTGAAGAAGGGGCGAAGGTTTTTGGGTTGTCTCCCAACAAAGAAACGGTATTTGTCTTTGGCGGCAGTCAGGGGTCGCGGAAATTAAACGAAGCGGTGCGGAGCTGGATTTCCTCCGGAAATTTGGGGGATGTCCAACTCCTCTGGCAGACCGGGCCGAAATGGTTTGCCGAAAACCAGAGCGCATTGTCCCAAAATCCTTCCGGTGTAGCCGTCTTCCCCTATATCGATGATATGGCGGCGGCCTATGCTTGTTCCGATTTGGTGGTTTGCCGGGCTGGAGCGCTCTCGATCGCCGAACTCACCGTTTTGGGAAAGCCCTCGATTCTGGTTCCCTACGAACTGGCCGCCGCCGACCACCAAACCAAAAACGCCGAGGCGCTGGCCCAAACGGGCGGAGCGGTGGTGTTGAAGGAAGCGGATCTGGGGGGGCTGCCGGAAAAAATTATGAATCTCTTGAAAAACGCCGCCGAGCTGAAAAAGATGGGAGGGCGCGCCCGCGCCTTCGGCAAGCCGGAAGCGGCGCGGCAGATGGTGGATGAAATCTTGAAACTGGCCAATCCGGTGAAGCCCTTTCTGCCCGAACCGGAAAAACCAAGCCCGAAGGGGGTGAAATGCTGA